One window of Aliarcobacter lanthieri genomic DNA carries:
- the mqnE gene encoding aminofutalosine synthase MqnE, protein MDILNKLESNERLSYEDGIKLYDFDLITLGKYANRIREEKHQKKTYFNINRHINPTNICKDVCQFCAYSASRKNPNQYTLTHEEILDIVKNSSKNDIKEVHIVSAHNPHTGLQWYMEIFQKIKTNFPHIHIKALTAAEIHFLSKQYNLNYEDIINTMINYGVDSMPGGGAEIFDEKVRKRICGGKVSSDQWIEIHKLWHEKGKKSNATMLFGHIETREHRIDHMLRLRNLQDITNGFNAFIPLVFQTQNNYLKVKEPVTAHEILKTYAIARIMLDNIPNIKAYWATSTVKLALIAQEFGANDVDGTIEKESIQSAAGAASSKGIMQNEFIELIRNSGFIPVERDSIYNELKVW, encoded by the coding sequence ATGGATATTTTAAATAAACTTGAAAGTAATGAACGATTATCTTATGAAGATGGTATAAAACTTTATGATTTTGATCTAATAACTTTGGGTAAATATGCAAATAGAATTAGAGAAGAGAAACATCAAAAGAAAACATACTTTAATATAAACCGCCATATAAATCCAACAAATATCTGTAAAGATGTTTGCCAATTTTGTGCATATAGTGCAAGTAGAAAAAATCCAAATCAATATACTTTGACTCATGAAGAGATTTTAGATATTGTAAAAAACTCTTCAAAAAATGATATAAAAGAAGTTCATATAGTATCTGCACATAATCCACACACTGGACTTCAATGGTATATGGAAATTTTTCAAAAAATAAAAACAAATTTTCCTCATATTCATATAAAGGCTCTAACAGCTGCTGAGATTCATTTTTTAAGTAAACAATATAATTTGAACTATGAAGATATCATAAATACAATGATTAACTATGGTGTAGATTCAATGCCAGGTGGTGGAGCTGAAATATTTGATGAAAAAGTAAGAAAAAGAATTTGTGGAGGGAAAGTTAGTTCTGATCAATGGATAGAAATTCATAAGCTTTGGCATGAAAAAGGAAAAAAAAGTAATGCAACGATGCTTTTTGGTCATATTGAAACAAGAGAACATAGAATTGATCATATGTTAAGACTTAGAAATTTACAAGATATTACAAATGGATTTAATGCTTTTATTCCACTTGTCTTTCAAACTCAAAATAATTATTTAAAAGTAAAAGAACCTGTAACTGCTCATGAGATATTAAAAACTTATGCAATAGCAAGAATTATGCTTGATAATATTCCAAATATAAAAGCATATTGGGCAACTTCAACGGTAAAACTAGCTTTAATTGCTCAAGAATTTGGAGCAAATGATGTAGATGGAACAATAGAAAAAGAATCTATTCAAAGTGCCGCTGGAGCTGCTAGTTCTAAAGGAATTATGCAAAATGAGTTTATAGAGCTTATAAGAAACTCTGGATTTATTCCAGTTGAAAGAGATAGTATTTATAATGAACTAAAAGTTTGGTAA
- a CDS encoding carbonic anhydrase — MQINDLIKGNKKFREARFSEYETDLKQLVKTGQKPEVLFIGCSDSRVTPDLMLDTKPGDLFILRNVGNFVPPYNPDNDYHGTSAAIEYAVNVLNVKHIIVCGHSHCGACKSLYQDLENSPELTNVKKWLELGKKAKEYTLLAAPNKEDKEHIYRTTEKVSIVYQMENLLSFPYIVEKIKNSELQIHGWYYKIEDGTIDYYDGIDCTFKPLEDYKK; from the coding sequence ATGCAAATAAATGATTTAATAAAAGGAAATAAGAAATTTAGAGAAGCAAGATTTTCAGAATATGAAACAGATTTAAAACAATTAGTAAAAACTGGTCAAAAACCAGAAGTTTTATTTATAGGTTGTAGTGATAGTAGAGTAACTCCAGATTTAATGTTAGATACAAAACCAGGAGATTTATTTATATTAAGAAATGTTGGAAATTTTGTACCTCCATACAACCCTGACAATGACTACCATGGAACTTCAGCTGCTATTGAATATGCTGTAAATGTTTTGAATGTAAAACATATAATAGTATGTGGGCATTCACATTGCGGAGCTTGTAAAAGTTTATATCAAGATTTAGAAAATTCTCCTGAACTAACAAATGTAAAAAAATGGTTAGAACTAGGTAAAAAAGCAAAAGAATATACTTTGTTAGCAGCACCAAATAAAGAAGATAAAGAACATATTTATAGAACAACTGAAAAAGTATCGATTGTATATCAAATGGAAAATCTTTTGAGTTTTCCTTATATTGTAGAAAAAATTAAAAATAGTGAGCTTCAAATTCATGGTTGGTATTACAAAATTGAAGATGGAACAATAGATTATTATGATGGTATTGACTGTACATTTAAACCTTTAGAAGATTATAAAAAATGA
- a CDS encoding aminotransferase class I/II-fold pyridoxal phosphate-dependent enzyme, with protein MYEKELESIEKSNRLRNRIVFENNLIDLASNDYLGLSTNKKLFKKAYKRVLNNHYFSPKASMLVNGYSKIHKEFENKLSLFNNFEDAIIVGSGFLANISMIEALTRKSDTLFIDEEYHASGILATKLLHHSQVIIFNHNDEKDLEEKINTCTRTGRKIIAIEGVYSMGGDLAKKEIFDIADKYNTLLIVDEAHSSGVLGKNLLGIFDYYNIKPTNNHIKMGTLGKAYGSYGAYILASKNIIKFLQNRAKPIIYSTAPSLFDTALGLESLKYIQKNKKQLSQKIKQKLTIIQSYLGINSKSLIIPILVNDNKKVLEIQKSLKQKGFLVGAIRQPTVKNAIIRLIAKIDVSNSDLIQVCNAIKELNANK; from the coding sequence TTGTACGAAAAAGAGTTAGAATCTATAGAAAAATCAAATCGTCTAAGAAATAGAATAGTTTTTGAAAATAATTTGATTGATTTAGCATCAAATGACTATTTAGGACTTTCTACAAATAAAAAGCTTTTTAAAAAAGCTTATAAAAGAGTTCTAAATAATCATTATTTTAGTCCAAAAGCATCAATGCTTGTAAATGGATACTCCAAAATACATAAAGAGTTTGAAAACAAATTATCTTTATTTAATAATTTTGAAGATGCAATAATAGTAGGAAGTGGATTTTTAGCAAATATTTCTATGATTGAAGCATTAACACGAAAAAGTGATACACTCTTTATTGATGAAGAATATCATGCAAGTGGTATCTTAGCTACAAAACTTTTACATCATTCTCAAGTTATTATTTTTAATCATAATGATGAAAAAGATTTAGAAGAAAAAATCAATACTTGTACAAGGACTGGAAGAAAAATAATAGCCATAGAAGGTGTTTACTCTATGGGTGGAGATTTAGCAAAAAAAGAAATTTTTGATATTGCAGATAAATATAATACTCTTTTAATAGTTGATGAAGCTCATAGCTCTGGAGTTTTAGGTAAAAATCTTTTAGGTATCTTTGATTATTATAATATAAAACCAACAAATAATCATATTAAAATGGGAACTTTAGGAAAAGCTTATGGTTCTTATGGAGCTTATATTCTTGCTTCAAAAAATATTATAAAATTCTTACAAAATAGAGCAAAACCCATTATATATTCAACAGCCCCATCACTTTTTGATACGGCATTAGGACTTGAAAGTCTAAAATATATTCAAAAAAATAAAAAACAATTAAGTCAAAAAATTAAACAAAAATTAACTATAATTCAAAGCTATTTAGGAATAAACTCAAAATCACTAATTATTCCAATTTTAGTAAATGACAATAAAAAAGTGTTGGAGATACAAAAATCTTTAAAACAAAAAGGCTTTTTAGTTGGAGCAATTAGGCAACCAACAGTAAAAAATGCAATAATTAGACTTATAGCAAAAATTGATGTGTCAAATAGTGACTTAATTCAAGTATGCAATGCAATAAAGGAACTCAATGCAAATAAATGA
- a CDS encoding YraN family protein: protein MSKLKGDKAEKEAILFLKNNKFEIIETNFYAKKMGEIDIISIKDDIYYFFEVKSALDFETAILNLTKQKLSRIKKSVEYYIQIKNINYAFCINAIIVTENKINMIENITI from the coding sequence ATGAGTAAATTAAAAGGAGATAAAGCTGAAAAAGAAGCTATTCTCTTTTTAAAGAATAATAAATTTGAAATAATAGAAACAAATTTTTATGCAAAGAAAATGGGTGAAATAGATATTATTTCAATTAAAGATGATATTTATTACTTCTTTGAAGTAAAATCTGCTTTAGACTTCGAAACTGCAATATTAAACTTAACAAAACAAAAACTATCAAGAATAAAAAAAAGTGTTGAATATTATATACAAATAAAAAATATTAATTATGCTTTTTGTATTAATGCTATCATAGTAACAGAAAATAAAATAAATATGATTGAAAATATAACTATATAG
- the thiS gene encoding sulfur carrier protein ThiS, giving the protein MKLIINGQSKEFIENLTLQEIIDNLQITDKVMAAAVNMDIVKKDNWNTFKPKENDAIELLNFVGGG; this is encoded by the coding sequence ATGAAACTTATTATAAATGGTCAATCAAAAGAGTTTATAGAAAATTTGACACTACAAGAAATTATTGATAATTTACAAATTACAGATAAAGTTATGGCAGCTGCAGTTAATATGGATATTGTAAAAAAAGACAATTGGAATACATTTAAACCAAAAGAAAATGATGCTATAGAGCTTTTAAATTTTGTTGGTGGGGGATGA
- the pyk gene encoding pyruvate kinase, whose translation MEKKTKILATLGPASNSLEMIEKLIDAGANMFRLNFSHGSHEYHLETLNNIRQAMKNKKRAVGILQDISGPKVRVGDLKEPFLLEKDDIVIFEKSEIIGYKKADKEYVVSINYPDILGKIKVDEYIYLYDGTIRARVIETKPKVKAQIENNGTLSSRKGVNFPNTVIDIEVITKKDEVDIAWGVENKVDYFAISFVQNAKDMLRARKLLGDYKGKLIAKIEKFDAVSNIDEIIDASDGIMVARGDLGIEVPYYDVPTIQKMLIKKSNAKGIPVITATQMLLSMTQNERATRAEISDVANAVLDGTDIVMLSEESAVGENPENVVETMHNIISQTEKIYNHDKRYNFSYLDEFDVIQATVTKLADDLGADGILSLTSSGTSARKMSRYRPKTPIYTFTHDKATLNSLTALWGVEPVGTLKEAQASKMIQKMLRMLEKKEVLKKEGLYIATVGYPVGIPGSTNTIKILTSGEIEYYMNFKENREKYKKEKKATNAKEE comes from the coding sequence ATGGAAAAAAAGACAAAAATTTTAGCAACTTTAGGGCCAGCAAGTAATAGTTTAGAAATGATTGAAAAGTTAATTGATGCTGGGGCAAATATGTTTAGATTAAACTTCTCTCATGGAAGTCATGAATATCACTTAGAAACTTTAAATAATATTAGACAAGCTATGAAAAATAAAAAAAGAGCAGTTGGTATTTTACAAGATATTTCTGGACCAAAGGTAAGAGTAGGAGATTTAAAAGAGCCATTTCTACTAGAAAAAGACGATATTGTAATTTTTGAAAAAAGTGAAATAATAGGATATAAAAAAGCTGATAAAGAATATGTTGTAAGTATAAACTATCCAGATATTTTAGGAAAAATAAAAGTTGATGAATATATATATCTTTATGATGGAACAATAAGAGCTAGAGTAATAGAAACAAAACCAAAAGTAAAAGCACAAATTGAAAATAATGGAACACTTTCTAGTAGAAAAGGTGTTAATTTTCCAAATACTGTTATTGATATTGAAGTTATTACAAAAAAAGATGAAGTTGATATTGCTTGGGGTGTGGAAAATAAAGTTGATTATTTTGCAATATCATTTGTACAAAATGCAAAAGATATGCTAAGAGCTAGAAAACTTCTAGGAGATTATAAAGGGAAATTAATTGCAAAGATAGAGAAGTTTGATGCAGTATCAAATATTGATGAAATCATAGATGCAAGTGATGGAATAATGGTAGCAAGAGGAGATTTAGGAATAGAGGTTCCTTATTATGATGTTCCAACAATTCAAAAAATGCTTATTAAAAAGTCAAATGCAAAAGGAATACCAGTAATCACTGCAACTCAAATGCTTCTATCAATGACACAAAATGAAAGAGCAACAAGAGCAGAGATTTCTGATGTTGCAAATGCTGTTTTAGATGGAACTGATATTGTAATGTTAAGTGAAGAAAGTGCAGTTGGAGAAAATCCAGAAAATGTTGTTGAAACAATGCATAATATTATTTCACAAACTGAAAAAATATATAATCATGATAAAAGGTATAATTTTTCATATTTAGATGAGTTTGATGTAATTCAAGCAACAGTTACAAAATTAGCTGATGATTTAGGAGCAGATGGAATTTTATCTCTTACAAGTAGTGGAACTTCAGCTAGAAAAATGTCAAGATATAGACCAAAAACTCCTATATATACATTTACTCATGATAAAGCAACACTAAATTCTTTAACTGCACTTTGGGGAGTTGAACCTGTAGGTACACTAAAAGAAGCACAAGCTTCTAAAATGATACAAAAAATGTTAAGAATGCTAGAAAAAAAAGAAGTTTTAAAAAAAGAGGGACTTTATATAGCAACAGTTGGTTATCCAGTTGGAATACCTGGAAGTACAAATACTATTAAAATTTTAACTTCTGGTGAAATAGAATACTATATGAATTTTAAAGAAAATAGAGAAAAATATAAAAAAGAAAAAAAAGCAACAAATGCTAAAGAAGAATAA
- a CDS encoding response regulator transcription factor: MKIFLLEDDFALNESIKDMLETEDFDVDSFYDGKVALENIINGYDLFILDIFVPNLNGILLLEKIKKVNPESIVIIMSANIDISTIKDAYLKGCDDYIKKPFNIQELLFKLTKFKKDSDIFKFDEDIIFDKKFKKLLCKNKEIKLTKNEKNFLLLLINNCGKTVDYSLIENFVYDGECTSLDAIRSLIKRLRKKLPKELIFNNTDEGYFIK, translated from the coding sequence ATGAAAATATTTTTACTTGAAGATGATTTTGCTCTAAATGAGTCTATTAAAGATATGCTAGAAACAGAAGATTTTGATGTAGATTCTTTTTATGATGGGAAAGTTGCACTTGAAAATATTATAAATGGTTATGACCTTTTTATATTAGATATATTTGTACCAAATCTAAATGGTATTTTACTTTTAGAAAAAATAAAAAAAGTAAATCCAGAATCAATTGTGATAATAATGAGTGCAAATATAGATATTTCTACAATTAAAGATGCTTATTTAAAAGGTTGTGATGACTATATTAAAAAACCTTTTAATATACAAGAATTACTTTTTAAACTTACAAAATTTAAAAAAGATAGTGATATTTTTAAATTTGATGAAGATATTATATTTGATAAAAAATTTAAAAAACTCTTATGTAAAAATAAAGAGATCAAACTTACAAAAAATGAAAAAAACTTTTTATTGCTTCTTATAAATAACTGTGGTAAAACTGTTGATTATAGTCTAATAGAAAATTTTGTTTATGATGGAGAATGTACAAGTTTAGATGCTATTAGAAGTCTAATAAAAAGGCTAAGAAAAAAACTTCCAAAAGAACTTATTTTTAATAATACAGATGAAGGATATTTTATAAAATAA
- a CDS encoding sensor histidine kinase — protein MEIRLPKSSTILFINIFILLIFTIFVYVLLYKNISLNKSKNQEVVFYQIKEKSSVLLTQVLYKYSLIKDTILEKNSLAIELIKSGFSLDTIHYELNKEFKDKPFDLHILNENMMVENSSISSDICLDLSYLKNIYKTFPLEVSVPEYMDKFQKFASYINTYIPNSNKILQLSFSYNDVGEELKELQNFLNSNSNIQAYESFIYFDDYIGNFTFKGTKSSESNNDDMKIKFQKAERMLNILQDYTYQSYDEKAGKDYLHMIYSIQNSPIFDKVKLIFGITFNENAYQRDILSIRLLSIFMFIIGALTIFLIYKLRTIELLLNYKDKFIAHSIHEIKTPLSIISINTQLREKLFGSDKFTNKIEGAIRTLENSYEDMTFLHTKDKIEYEIIDINLKKALENRVKYFDTIAQTQNRIIKLDIANNYFVKMGKIELNRLVDNNISNAIKYSYIGSTINIVLKDNILEFHSNGQKIHNPKGIFKRYKREDKNTGGHGLGLAIVSDICKKYNFQIEVESQNSINTFRYILS, from the coding sequence TTGGAAATAAGACTACCAAAATCATCAACAATTTTATTTATTAATATTTTTATTCTTTTAATATTTACAATCTTTGTATATGTTTTATTATATAAAAATATAAGTCTTAATAAATCAAAAAACCAAGAAGTTGTATTTTATCAAATCAAAGAGAAAAGTAGTGTATTACTAACTCAAGTATTGTATAAATACTCTTTGATAAAAGATACTATTTTAGAAAAAAATTCACTTGCTATAGAACTTATAAAAAGTGGTTTTAGTTTAGATACAATTCATTATGAATTAAATAAAGAATTTAAAGATAAACCTTTTGATTTACATATTTTAAATGAAAATATGATGGTTGAAAATAGTTCAATATCTTCTGATATTTGTTTAGATTTAAGTTACTTAAAAAATATTTATAAAACTTTTCCATTGGAAGTTTCAGTTCCAGAGTATATGGATAAATTTCAAAAATTTGCAAGTTACATTAATACCTATATTCCAAATTCAAATAAAATTCTACAACTTTCATTTAGTTATAATGATGTAGGAGAAGAATTAAAAGAACTTCAAAATTTTCTAAACAGTAATTCAAATATTCAAGCTTATGAATCTTTTATATACTTTGATGATTATATTGGGAATTTTACATTTAAAGGAACAAAATCATCTGAATCCAATAATGATGATATGAAAATAAAATTCCAAAAAGCAGAAAGAATGCTAAATATTTTACAAGATTATACGTACCAATCTTATGATGAAAAAGCTGGTAAAGATTATCTTCATATGATTTATTCTATACAAAATAGTCCTATATTTGATAAAGTAAAATTAATATTTGGAATAACCTTTAATGAAAATGCATACCAAAGAGATATCCTAAGTATTCGATTATTATCTATATTTATGTTTATAATTGGAGCATTAACAATATTTTTAATATATAAATTAAGAACTATTGAGCTTTTATTAAATTATAAAGATAAATTTATTGCACATTCAATCCATGAAATAAAAACTCCCCTCTCAATAATAAGTATAAATACTCAACTAAGAGAAAAATTATTTGGAAGTGATAAATTTACAAATAAAATAGAAGGGGCAATAAGAACTTTAGAAAATTCTTATGAAGATATGACTTTCTTACATACTAAAGATAAAATTGAATATGAAATAATAGATATTAATCTAAAAAAAGCTTTAGAAAATCGTGTTAAATATTTTGATACCATTGCACAAACACAAAATAGAATTATAAAATTAGATATTGCGAATAATTATTTTGTGAAAATGGGAAAAATTGAATTAAATAGATTAGTAGATAACAATATATCAAATGCTATAAAATATTCATATATAGGTTCAACAATAAATATTGTATTAAAAGATAATATTTTAGAATTTCATTCAAATGGGCAAAAAATACATAATCCTAAAGGAATTTTCAAAAGATATAAAAGAGAAGACAAGAATACTGGTGGTCATGGTTTAGGACTCGCAATAGTTAGTGATATTTGTAAAAAATATAACTTTCAAATTGAAGTTGAAAGCCAAAACTCAATCAATACATTTAGATATATATTATCTTAA